The Clostridiaceae bacterium HFYG-1003 genome includes a window with the following:
- a CDS encoding CpsD/CapB family tyrosine-protein kinase, translated as MSFRLFGGKADHAVQNIKTERQHILGKKTPFSIVEELKTLRTNIQFSTTSEGCKIIGVTSSDAGEGKSITALNLAITFAETQSRVLLIDCDLRKPKVSRLLKVKAVPGLSNVLVNMNSVQEAIQTVQLETTSIDVLLSGDIPPNPSELLGSRKMKELIESLSNRYDYILVDTPPVGVVTDAVIVSSLFTGIIFVIRASRTQQDAVHSALSQLKFAGANVLGFVLNGVNAKGNRRYSSYRSYKETAAR; from the coding sequence ATGTCTTTCAGATTATTCGGTGGCAAAGCAGACCACGCCGTTCAAAATATTAAGACAGAGCGTCAGCATATCCTGGGAAAGAAAACACCATTTTCTATTGTGGAAGAGCTGAAGACGCTTCGTACGAATATCCAGTTCTCCACCACATCAGAAGGATGCAAAATCATCGGAGTCACAAGTTCCGATGCTGGGGAAGGGAAAAGCATTACAGCGTTGAACCTGGCAATCACCTTTGCCGAAACGCAATCCAGGGTTCTTCTGATTGACTGTGATCTGCGCAAGCCTAAGGTTTCCCGGCTGCTTAAAGTAAAGGCAGTGCCGGGCTTAAGCAATGTGCTGGTCAACATGAATTCAGTACAGGAAGCGATCCAGACTGTCCAGCTGGAGACCACCAGCATCGATGTGCTGCTGTCGGGAGACATTCCTCCCAATCCCTCGGAACTGCTGGGTTCGAGAAAAATGAAGGAACTCATTGAATCCTTGTCCAATCGCTATGACTACATCCTGGTGGATACTCCGCCGGTTGGTGTCGTGACCGATGCGGTCATTGTTTCAAGCTTGTTTACGGGCATTATTTTCGTCATCCGGGCAAGCAGAACCCAGCAAGATGCAGTTCATTCTGCGCTGTCTCAGTTGAAGTTCGCCGGAGCGAATGTCCTGGGCTTTGTGCTGAACGGAGTCAATGCCAAGGGAAATCGCAGATATTCAAGTTACCGCTCATATAAGGAAACTGCAGCTCGATAG
- the cls gene encoding cardiolipin synthase, translated as MKIFSYLNFLFYAITFVIMFSLVFYKRERPEKVLGWLLVLVFLPPVGLLLYLYMGINWRDTVLNERYSPAVTELINKSLRDFEGPNEGVARMVSNLTGTPMFHYNKIKLYKDGIEKFEDLIHDISQAKHHIHMEYYIVKSDEIGRRVFLALKERALAGVKVRVIMDKIGGRPFDKHLKKELMDAGVEIVTYTAAFAFVSRFIDMSINYRNHRKMAIIDGSIGYIGGNNIGDEYVSNSDMGYWRDTHMRVEGDFVLGMQGLFFDDFSAVLHRNQVSKKWEYMKRSEIYAEESDLSSYFQPSSVSDETPMQIIYSGPESALYSIELLFLKMITTARERIYISTPYFIPSEGTMSALKAAIQSGVDVRIMFPAQFDHPIVGHASMTYLGDLIENGARVFMYDKKAFSHNKAVVCDGRSFTLGTANFDVRSFFFNYEVNAVVYDEYFAAKMEGMFHEDMDHAEELTLEKYLNRPKLTLMKESFFRVFSLLF; from the coding sequence TTGAAAATATTCTCCTATTTAAACTTTTTGTTTTATGCGATCACTTTTGTGATTATGTTCTCCCTGGTTTTCTATAAACGGGAACGCCCGGAGAAAGTTCTGGGCTGGCTCCTTGTGCTGGTTTTCCTCCCACCTGTGGGGCTCCTGCTCTACTTATATATGGGCATAAATTGGCGGGATACTGTACTGAATGAGCGGTATTCGCCTGCTGTCACTGAACTCATCAACAAGTCACTCCGTGATTTTGAGGGTCCCAATGAGGGAGTGGCGCGAATGGTCTCCAACCTGACGGGAACGCCCATGTTCCATTACAACAAAATTAAGCTCTATAAGGATGGAATTGAGAAGTTTGAGGATCTGATCCACGACATCAGCCAGGCGAAGCATCATATTCACATGGAATACTATATTGTAAAATCCGATGAGATCGGACGCCGTGTTTTCCTGGCATTAAAAGAACGAGCGCTGGCTGGAGTAAAAGTCCGGGTCATCATGGATAAAATCGGCGGCCGGCCCTTTGATAAGCATCTGAAAAAAGAACTGATGGACGCTGGCGTTGAAATCGTCACTTACACTGCTGCCTTTGCCTTTGTCTCCCGGTTCATTGATATGTCCATCAACTATCGGAATCACCGCAAAATGGCGATCATTGACGGCAGCATCGGCTATATCGGTGGCAACAACATCGGGGATGAGTATGTCTCAAACAGTGACATGGGATACTGGCGAGACACACATATGAGAGTAGAAGGAGATTTTGTTCTGGGAATGCAGGGTTTATTCTTTGATGATTTCTCCGCAGTCCTTCACCGGAATCAGGTCAGTAAGAAATGGGAATACATGAAGCGCAGTGAGATCTACGCCGAAGAGTCCGATCTTTCCAGTTATTTCCAGCCCTCTTCCGTATCGGACGAAACGCCCATGCAAATTATCTATTCCGGTCCGGAATCCGCCCTTTATTCCATTGAACTCCTATTCCTGAAGATGATAACAACTGCCCGTGAAAGAATCTATATTTCCACACCCTACTTCATCCCCAGTGAAGGAACGATGTCAGCCCTGAAGGCAGCCATCCAATCCGGCGTGGATGTTCGAATCATGTTCCCGGCGCAGTTTGATCACCCCATAGTCGGGCACGCCTCCATGACGTATCTGGGAGATTTGATCGAAAATGGAGCTCGGGTATTTATGTATGACAAGAAGGCATTCAGCCATAACAAAGCCGTTGTCTGCGATGGCCGAAGCTTCACTTTGGGCACCGCCAATTTTGATGTCAGATCCTTCTTTTTCAACTACGAGGTGAATGCCGTCGTTTATGATGAGTACTTCGCCGCCAAAATGGAAGGGATGTTTCATGAAGACATGGACCATGCCGAAGAACTGACCCTGGAAAAATATTTAAACCGTCCCAAGCTGACCTTGATGAAAGAAAGCTTCTTCCGGGTCTTCTCACTCCTGTTTTAG